The window TTGCACTCAATATGATTCCTTGACTTTTGCCCCTTCACAAATATTATACCTTCAGTGGCTATTATTTTAGCGTCACTATTGACTCTTGATGTACCCACGACCCTGATTCCGCCACCATTTTCTCACACCCTCGGCTTCACCCGCATCAGCAGTTTCTATCTGAATATGTATTTGGGCGAAGGGTTCAGGGTTGATGAACCTGAAGGGCTATGCTGCGCCAAGATGAAGGAGGAGGAGGACACCACCACCTGGCGCGACGATGCGCTTTTAACCCTATTTGCGGTAAACTCCGGCACCGGTCAGATAGTCTATAATGTCAAACTGACAAAACCAGGCATATTTGGCTCAAAAGGTGCAGGCACAGGTCAGTTCAACCGCCCCCATGGCATCGCCTGCAACGAAAATGGTGATGTCTATGTTGCCGACACCGACAACAACCGACTCGTCCGCCTGCGCTATACTGGTGGTGAACTGAAATGGGTTGGGGTTGTTGACTCCAGTCTCAACCATCCCTATGGGGTGGCGCTTGATTCCAAAGGCAGGGTCTATGTCACCGACACCGATAATGACCGAATTGTGGTTTATGACCAGAACAACACAAAGATTGCTGTCTATCAACCCGGGCTTGAAAAGCCAACCGGTGTTGCGATTTTGGACAACGAGGCACCCTTTAATGACATTGGGCTTGACCTGTTGATGGTTGTTGACCGCTCTGGAACCCGGATCAACCAGTTAAGCCTTTCCGGCGAGATTTTGCGCTCAATTGACTGCCGGCGCATCGGGCTTGATACCGCTAATTTCAACTACTGTGCCTTTGACCGCTATGGTAACCTCTATGTTACCGACCGACTCAACTGCACAATCCATATCTTTGACCCGGGTCTGAAATACATCATCTCCTTTGGCAGGGAGGCAAAGGGTAGCAGCGACCAGCCGGTGTTCAACTCACCAAGAGGGATTGCGATTGGGAGAAAGTTCGGTCAGCTTTTTGTCAGTGAGGCTGATGGCGGTCAGTATTATCTCATTGCGCTTGATGGTTTTCTTATCGGCTGCTTTCCCAAAGAGTTTGACTCTATCCAGCCCGGGACAACCATCGCCATTTATTTAACCCAGCGGGCAGAAATCCTGATTGACATCCTAAATGAACGGAATGAACCAGTTCGAACCCTCACCCCTCCCTATCAACAGGGACCGGGTGAGGTCTTGATTGTGTGGGATGGCAGGGACAATCAAGGTAAACTTGTGCCTCAGGGTGAATACTCAATCAAGGTTACCATCCGTCCCACCTATTCCCGTCCAAGATATACCTTAAAAAAGGAACTTGTAACCCGGGTAACACGACTCCCCGGATAATTTTAGGAGGAATATCAATGAATTTCCAGCAAAAGAAATTTTTCCTCATCCTTGCCCTTTTTTCAACCGCACTCGCTACCAAATATGCCGGTGACTTTGAGGAACTGGGTGCCTCGGCAAGGGCAATTGGTATGGGCGGTGCGGTGGTGGCAGCCAGCGCAGACCCAAGTGCCATCTATTACAACCCTGCGCTCTCTGCACGCCTTAGGCGCCCGAGCGTCCTACTGATGCACTCAGAAGACTTTTCCGGCCTGGTCAAGCACAACTTTATCGGTCTTGCCTTTCCTGATAAACATCAAACCTTTGGCTTTGCCCTTTTGCACAATGGCATTCCTGGGATCAAACTCACCCGTTTGCCCAACCCTGACAGCCCGCCCGGTGAAAACAACCGTCCCTATGTTGATAGAATTGTGAATGCCAATCAACTGGTTGGTTACATCAATTTCGCCCGCATCCTCTCCCCTGCCCTTGCCCTTGGTGCTAATGCCAAAATCATCTATCAAAACCTTGGTGGCACCGCCTCCTGCTTTGGGATGGGGTTTGACTTCGGGATCAACCTCACCCCTTTATCCGATATTGACATCGGCTTGCGCATCCGCAACCTCAGCACCTCGCCCCTTTTCTGGGATACCGGCACCAAGGAGTTTATTACTCCGCGCCCGGCATTGGGTGCAGGCAGGCTTTTCCGTTTCGGCAGGAATAAACTACGCCTCGCCATTGAGGCTGAGGCGGCATTGGAGGAAAAAAGCCTTTTTACCAACCTTGGCTGTGAATACTCATTCCGAGAGATAATTTATGCCCGACTGGGCTCCTATCGCAACAATTTCAGTTTCGGTCTCGGTTTCAGGTTTAAACGTTTTTACCTTGATTACGGCTATGCCACCGGTGTTGCACCTGAGGCAAGGGAACTTGGTAGTCCCCAGCAAATCTCTGGAGGTGTTGAGTTTTAGGTCCAGAATTAGGTAGAAAACTGGTTCATCTTACCGCCCTTTTAATCCCTCTTGTCTATTACTGCCTCCCCTCCCGTTCATTATCGCTGACCCTGATGGCTATCGCTACCGCCGTCTTTCTCATCGTTGACCTGCTTAGACTCAGACTGAACCCGTTTAAGGACATCTTTATTATCCTTTTCGGTTCACTCTTGCGCCGCAAGGAGTTCACCTCCCTTACTGGCGGCAGTTACTTGATGGTAGCATCATTAGTGTGTATGCTCCTTTTTGGCGCCAACAAAGGGGTATTCATTGCCGCCATCTCATTCCTTGCCATTGGTGATACGGTCGCAGCAATTGTGGGACTTTCCTTAGGAAAAATCAGAGTCTTTCGCAAAACCCTCGAAGGCACAGTTGCCGGGCTACTCTCCTGCCTCGGAATTGCCTATTTTGTCTCGATTCTACCCGGTATTGACATGCCGCTGGTTGTTGGTATTATTGGTGCTGTTGCTGCGTCGGTCGTGGAGACCCTGCCATTTGAGATTAATGACAATGTCGTCATCCCGATGTTTTCTGGCACGGTGATGATGATTGTCCTGCAGGTTCTCCGCTGAAGAGAAACTTATGGAAAAGTTGGAAATTTGAAAGGAGGCATAATGAAAATGACCTTTACGATTACTACATTAGGTATCATCACGCTGGCTCTGGGTCTGAATCTGACTCTGCCAGCACTTGATAGCGTCTATTTTTACTACGCTGA is drawn from candidate division WOR-3 bacterium and contains these coding sequences:
- a CDS encoding FlgD immunoglobulin-like domain containing protein, whose amino-acid sequence is MAIILASLLTLDVPTTLIPPPFSHTLGFTRISSFYLNMYLGEGFRVDEPEGLCCAKMKEEEDTTTWRDDALLTLFAVNSGTGQIVYNVKLTKPGIFGSKGAGTGQFNRPHGIACNENGDVYVADTDNNRLVRLRYTGGELKWVGVVDSSLNHPYGVALDSKGRVYVTDTDNDRIVVYDQNNTKIAVYQPGLEKPTGVAILDNEAPFNDIGLDLLMVVDRSGTRINQLSLSGEILRSIDCRRIGLDTANFNYCAFDRYGNLYVTDRLNCTIHIFDPGLKYIISFGREAKGSSDQPVFNSPRGIAIGRKFGQLFVSEADGGQYYLIALDGFLIGCFPKEFDSIQPGTTIAIYLTQRAEILIDILNERNEPVRTLTPPYQQGPGEVLIVWDGRDNQGKLVPQGEYSIKVTIRPTYSRPRYTLKKELVTRVTRLPG